A segment of the Coffea arabica cultivar ET-39 chromosome 8c, Coffea Arabica ET-39 HiFi, whole genome shotgun sequence genome:
ACTGATGTcctatttgataattcaatgTAATACTTAAACTTAAAGGTTTAGATAGACgcatttaataattaaaaataaaacatcTGAATTCATTAATTAAGTAACATTGAAATTTCtaggcaaaatttgattttaaaaataagtgataaactattcattaatcacttaatatgatatataGTTACATGTATCAGATAtccaaaaataagtgataaattatttaccgatcacttaatgtgatatacagTTAAATGTATCACATTTACTACTTAACAATATccaaaaataagtgataggcTATTCACTGATTATTTAATGTAATATACAGTTAAATGTATCACATTTACTAGTTAATAATCTAGTAACTTAACAGATTTAtactttaaatttcaaatttcagattttaattttaattttatgagATGCACCCTTAGTACAAATTCTTCCTACTCCATGTGAAACTCAAATTCGTTTAAAGTCTCGTTTGGGATTGCAGTGCATTTAGTAAAACTACACTTTTAGATGTTAGAAGTACTTTTAAAATGTTTAGTGAGTATCATCCCATAAAATTAGGAGTAGATCTATTGCTGTTAAGAACACTTTTAGCATAatttcaaatttggtgcttttaaaatagtttttgtgattaaaaaaataaaatatcaaatttaattattttatcctatattatgaatcaaataaagagataaatatttttaaaatttttaaaattatatattatctAATATAATAAATACTCATTAAATTAtgtttttaaataatatatttaaaagtatttaagttgttaataaataattttattaagggtaaaatataaaaaagctCCTTCTGgtaaacctaatacacagaaaagcccctcgtggtttcaaaatatacaacacgataccttgtactttgaactaaattacaAAGGtaacggaatccgttaaatttaacggaaatgacttattgaaacctaaaaaattttttttatacctaatttttaacaaatatacttGTTCTACCtcttaaccctcaattctctctatttagagagtaaaataaatgatttttttgagctatcttttgtttaattatatcagggtattttggtcatttcgttcatttccgttaaatttaacggattctgtcacctttacaatttagtttaaAGTACGGGatgtcgtgttgtatattttggaattaCCAGAGATTTTTCTTCTATGTATTAGATTGGTCACAGgggacttttttattttttatctttttattaaTAGCTCTACTAGAAAAATACTTTTCTATAAGCTGCGCAACCCAAACGGGCTTAAAtgagaaagaaagggaaaaagtaaaaaaaaattgaaggggTTGCAGTCAAATGCACCTGGTTTCTCCCACCATCTTTGCCCACTTTTTTCTCCGGTCTTAACCAGCCTTCTGCAGACCCCTCCGACGCCCAGGGTAACTCCACGGCGTCGTAATTAACGTCTTTTCTCTCTTCCAATCCCTAGCTCATTATCTTCCCCCACAATGCAATCCGTAAGTCCTTCGTTCTCATTTCcggaatttaaattttaatgcagtaatttcaattttattttgtttttgtagacGAAAATTTGGTGTGgaattttttataatatttttttgtatGATTTTAAATCGTAATCAGGTGTTGATCGCTGCAGAGGAATCGCATATTCTCAGAATATTAAACAGTAGCTTCCAAACCCTAGACTCCATAAAAGACcgcatttctcatatttttgctaattttttctGCTCCAAATACTTCAGCATTGACTTAATTGATACAAGGTAATTTCAAATTTACTTGGATTTTCGTCAtatatttgctttttttttttcgtgtgtgtgtgtgaagttTTGTTGAATAAGCAATTTTATTATGTGGTATAGGTATAGAGGGATTGATGAGGTAAAAACAAGTTATAATCAGAATCAATGTGAGTTAAGTGAAAACGGTAGAAGGCAGTCGGAGCCTTCTGATGGTGATGAAGGGCAATGTTCCGGTGCCGTTTTTAACGTTTTAGATACAATGTTAAAGGATAGTTTGGATCGCTTGAAAACAATGAGGTCAgtggtttttgtttttgaagtCAGAAACTTGTTGTCATATTGAATTCAGTGTTTCAGTTAGTttatagtgtttcttaagtatTTAATGGGTACAGCTTGCTGATTTTGCTGTTTTTTCGGAATGTGTTTTTTGTCGTGTAATATGGAGGTAAATGCATTGTATAGCAGATATCTTAGCTGTGTTAATGGTGCCATATATTGTAGCTTTACTATTAAAAAATGTTTGTAGAGGGAATTTTCCGTGTGGTGGcagatatatatgtatacatgtTTCGCTGGGAAAACAAAGGAGTTCTTGCGAACATAAGAAATTACAGAAGGGAACTTTGTTTATTTCTTCTAaaagtttaatattttaaattagCTTTTAAAATAGCAGTTAATGGTTGTTAATCATTTGCCTAAATGTCTATCTGATACTGATAGTTCTTACCAACGGCTTGTATCAGGCTTCTTGTGTCTTTCCGACATACATCTTCATTTATGTTCTTTGAATAGTCTTAGGAAAATCAGTCAAACTGAATTACATTCCTAACAGGATAGAAGATCGAAAAAGCATTAGAGTATATGATATGTCTGTTTCTTTGATTTCTAGCTTCTGGGTTTTAACGATTGATCAAGTTCAATGTATTGCCATCCATGCGTCTGTTTCTTTTTGGGTGATATAGAGTGTTGTTGCTGTTATACTTAGTAAGAGATAGTTGGGATCCTGGTCTCTCTCTTATGCTGTCTGGATCAGTTTACTTTAGCTGTTGTAGTCATCTGCTTCTCTAGGCAAACTCTCCCTTGAAATACTTTACAAGTGACCTTTGAGACGTAGTTTCTGAAGTGGTAGTGGGTGCCCtttttagttgttgatgtctccTCTCTTGAtagcttttgtttttctttcaaaGATGATTCTAAATTGTAGCTTTTATTACAAATTGTATCATGTTCCCTATCTCAGGTTATGGAAGTGAATTATGCTATACCTTTTTGAAGTAAATTTGTTCTTATAGTTTCTCTGTGTATGGTTTCTGTAACTGATGCCCCATAAGTTCCGCAGGCAAAGCATATCCTGGGATGCTATAGGCCGTGAATGCTGTGACTTTGAAGTAAATTATAAGCGAGATATAACTATCATTAGAGCTTTATGCTTGGAGGGTAAGTTGGGGGTAGCTCTATCTCTCTGGTATATGATGATACAGAAAAGTGTTATTCCTGATATTATCACCCATAATTATCTAATAAACGGCTTCTGCAAAACTGGTAACTTGGATAAGGCAGAGTGGCTTGTCAAAGAGATGTTATTTAGGGGTCCTCCTCCTAATTGTGCGACCTACAACACTTTAATAAAGGGTTATTGTCTTCAAAAGGATATTGAAAGGGCTCTAAATTTGTTTTCCACAATGGCCAACAGTGGTATTGGCCCGAATAGAGTTACTTGTAACATTATTGTACATGCTCTTTGTAAGAAAGGTCTGCTGGAGGATGCAAGAAAGCTTCTTACGGAAATATTGGGTGATACTTACCCTAAGGACACGTCGAATTTGATAACATCAACTATACTAATGGACGGTTCCTTTAAGAATGGAGATATAAATCTGGCTCTCACTTATTTGGATGGCATTTTTTGCGGGGGTATCCCACTTGATACTGTTTTCTATAATGTTGCCATTCATGGATTCTGTTTGATCGGAGATATATCCACTGCTTATAAATATGTCTGCGAAATGTTTAAGCGTGGTTTTCTTCCTGATATATTTTCTTACAATACTCTTATTGGCGCTCTTTGTAAGGAAGGACGGACCACTGAGGC
Coding sequences within it:
- the LOC140013705 gene encoding uncharacterized protein isoform X1 — translated: MQSVLIAAEESHILRILNSSFQTLDSIKDRISHIFANFFCSKYFSIDLIDTRYRGIDEVKTSYNQNQCELSENGRRQSEPSDGDEGQCSGAVFNVLDTMLKDSLDRLKTMRQSISWDAIGRECCDFEVNYKRDITIIRALCLEGKLGVALSLWYMMIQKSVIPDIITHNYLINGFCKTGNLDKAEWLVKEMLFRGPPPNCATYNTLIKGYCLQKDIERALNLFSTMANSGIGPNRVTCNIIVHALCKKGLLEDARKLLTEILGDTYPKDTSNLITSTILMDGSFKNGDINLALTYLDGIFCGGIPLDTVFYNVAIHGFCLIGDISTAYKYVCEMFKRGFLPDIFSYNTLIGALCKEGRTTEACYIYNVMSRMGVSPDQITYKMIIQGLCFHGDVIKANLFLHAMLDDSVVPQPLIWNVIIDGYGRCGNMQKALSIREQMAAFGVMPNTFTYNALIHSQIKSGNVVEAHSLKKEMVLNGSFPDLVTYNLLLGASCNLGNFHSVLQIYDEIVRGGYYPDIITYTELLKYYCIQGYTEKAEDLLEKLQTLNLQVDHVPFLILMKKYCKMRELDKTFELYQKWLLRMS
- the LOC140013705 gene encoding uncharacterized protein isoform X2, with product MQSVLIAAEESHILRILNSSFQTLDSIKDRISHIFANFFCSKYFSIDLIDTRQSISWDAIGRECCDFEVNYKRDITIIRALCLEGKLGVALSLWYMMIQKSVIPDIITHNYLINGFCKTGNLDKAEWLVKEMLFRGPPPNCATYNTLIKGYCLQKDIERALNLFSTMANSGIGPNRVTCNIIVHALCKKGLLEDARKLLTEILGDTYPKDTSNLITSTILMDGSFKNGDINLALTYLDGIFCGGIPLDTVFYNVAIHGFCLIGDISTAYKYVCEMFKRGFLPDIFSYNTLIGALCKEGRTTEACYIYNVMSRMGVSPDQITYKMIIQGLCFHGDVIKANLFLHAMLDDSVVPQPLIWNVIIDGYGRCGNMQKALSIREQMAAFGVMPNTFTYNALIHSQIKSGNVVEAHSLKKEMVLNGSFPDLVTYNLLLGASCNLGNFHSVLQIYDEIVRGGYYPDIITYTELLKYYCIQGYTEKAEDLLEKLQTLNLQVDHVPFLILMKKYCKMRELDKTFELYQKWLLRMS